A stretch of Pseudomonas sp. CCC3.1 DNA encodes these proteins:
- a CDS encoding DUF6436 domain-containing protein, with the protein MPAPTAKTWLACLLALTCGVGLWAAYDWFQGRYIRAFSDQTALFAGDVLSLPAELSGPGPIRVVHFWDPACPCNVGNQQHLSELLATYVPQGVEFYSVQKPGTHGQLAATLGAINPLASLPGAEHLSVSPAVAIWDHSGQLAYFGPYSEGATCNANNSFIEPILQALSQGRSVKAIHTMAVGCYCPWQDARTAL; encoded by the coding sequence ATGCCCGCGCCCACCGCTAAAACCTGGCTTGCCTGCCTGCTGGCGCTGACCTGCGGCGTGGGGTTGTGGGCCGCCTACGATTGGTTTCAGGGCCGTTACATTCGTGCGTTCAGCGACCAAACCGCGCTGTTTGCAGGCGACGTGCTCAGCCTGCCCGCCGAACTGTCCGGGCCGGGGCCGATTCGCGTGGTGCACTTTTGGGACCCGGCCTGCCCGTGTAACGTTGGCAATCAGCAGCACCTGAGCGAACTGCTGGCGACTTACGTCCCGCAAGGGGTTGAATTCTATTCCGTGCAAAAGCCCGGCACACACGGCCAGCTTGCGGCGACCTTGGGCGCGATCAACCCCTTGGCCAGCCTGCCGGGTGCCGAACATCTGAGCGTCAGCCCGGCCGTTGCCATCTGGGACCACAGCGGCCAACTGGCCTACTTTGGCCCCTACAGCGAAGGCGCCACCTGCAACGCCAATAACAGCTTTATCGAGCCCATTCTGCAAGCCTTGAGCCAGGGCCGCTCGGTGAAAGCCATCCATACCATGGCCGTGGGGTGTTATTGCCCGTGGCAGGATGCGCGTACCGCCCTGTAA
- a CDS encoding HU family DNA-binding protein: MRKPDLTSAIAEKADLTKEQASRVLNAVLEEITNALHRKDSVTLVGFGTFIQRHRGARTGQNPQTGEPVKIKASNTVAFKPGKFLKDSVNP; encoded by the coding sequence ATGCGTAAACCAGATCTCACTAGCGCTATCGCTGAAAAGGCTGACCTCACCAAAGAGCAGGCCAGCCGTGTACTCAATGCAGTGCTCGAAGAAATCACCAACGCCCTGCATCGCAAAGACAGCGTCACGCTGGTCGGCTTCGGTACCTTTATCCAGCGCCATCGCGGTGCGCGTACCGGGCAAAACCCGCAAACCGGCGAGCCGGTCAAAATCAAAGCCAGCAACACCGTTGCGTTCAAGCCGGGCAAATTCCTGAAAGACAGCGTCAACCCGTAA
- a CDS encoding penicillin acylase family protein: MKRSLTALALVIAAVVGGGVWYVQSKLPVRQGQVALSGLQGPVTVRYDERGVPHIRAGNEADVYRALGYVQAQDRLFQMEIMRRLARGELAEVLGPKLVDTDKLFRSLRIRERAASYMTELDQQSPAFLALQAYLDGINQYQATHAKPVEFDLLGITPRPFTAEDTISVAGYMAYSFAAAFRTEPLLTYVRDQLGSDYLKVFDLDWQPQGVLAPALAASDWKTLGALAQLSDQALSQAGLPQFEGSNAWVVSGTRTQSGKPLLAGDPHIRFSTPSVWYEAQLSTPEFELYGYHQALVPFAFLGNNSDFGWSLTMFQNDDLDLIAEKTNPDNPNQVWYHGQWVDMSSSQQQIAVKGEAPVTLTLRQSPHGPIVNDVLGATAGATPIAMWWGFLETKNPILEGFYQLNRADSLSKARAAATHIQAPGLNVVWANAAGDIGWWAAAQLPKRPAGVNPAFILDGSTNEADKEGFYPFSDNPQEENPARGYIVSANFQPVSPTGIQIPGYYNLADRGQQLNRQLSDPGVKWNLKNSQALQLGTTTDYGQRVLKPLLPVLREVVNAPAERKLVEQLAQWKGDYPLDSTAATVFNQFLYSLAQAAMHDKLGDALFDTLLTTRVIDEALPRLAASPDSPWWDNRNTAQKETRADTVKLAWQNSIAQLKTTLGDDPAQWRWGSAHTLTHEHPLGRQKPLDWLFNVGPFAAPGSHEVPNNLSAKLGNAPWAVSYGPSTRRVIDFADPSHGLTINPVGQSGVPFDKHYSDQAQAYIEGDYDITHIDDTEVQANTRSTLRLVPVTQ; this comes from the coding sequence ATGAAACGCAGCCTGACCGCCCTCGCCCTTGTTATCGCTGCCGTTGTCGGAGGTGGCGTGTGGTACGTGCAAAGCAAACTGCCCGTGCGACAGGGGCAAGTGGCGCTGAGTGGGCTGCAAGGGCCGGTCACGGTGCGGTATGACGAGCGCGGGGTGCCGCATATTCGGGCGGGTAATGAGGCGGATGTGTACCGCGCGCTCGGTTACGTTCAGGCGCAAGACCGGCTGTTTCAGATGGAGATCATGCGCCGCCTGGCCCGGGGCGAGCTGGCTGAGGTGCTGGGGCCCAAACTGGTCGACACCGACAAGCTGTTTCGCAGCCTGCGCATTCGCGAACGGGCAGCCAGCTATATGACCGAGCTGGATCAGCAGTCCCCGGCGTTTTTGGCCTTGCAAGCGTATCTGGACGGGATCAATCAGTATCAGGCCACCCACGCCAAACCCGTGGAGTTCGACCTGCTGGGCATCACGCCAAGACCCTTCACGGCAGAGGATACGATCAGTGTCGCCGGTTACATGGCCTACAGCTTTGCTGCGGCCTTTCGTACTGAGCCGCTACTGACTTACGTACGTGATCAATTGGGCAGCGACTACCTGAAAGTCTTCGATCTCGACTGGCAGCCTCAAGGCGTATTGGCCCCGGCCCTGGCGGCCAGCGACTGGAAAACCCTGGGGGCGTTGGCGCAGCTCAGTGATCAGGCACTGAGCCAGGCGGGCTTGCCGCAATTTGAAGGCAGCAACGCGTGGGTGGTGTCGGGCACGCGCACGCAAAGCGGCAAACCGCTGCTGGCGGGGGACCCGCATATTCGTTTTTCGACCCCGTCGGTGTGGTACGAGGCGCAGCTTTCCACGCCGGAGTTCGAGCTGTATGGCTACCACCAGGCGCTGGTGCCGTTCGCGTTTCTGGGCAACAACAGCGACTTTGGCTGGAGCCTGACTATGTTCCAGAACGATGACCTGGACCTGATCGCCGAAAAGACCAACCCCGATAACCCCAATCAAGTGTGGTACCACGGCCAGTGGGTCGACATGAGCAGCAGCCAGCAGCAGATAGCGGTGAAAGGCGAAGCGCCGGTCACGTTGACCCTGCGTCAATCCCCGCATGGGCCGATCGTCAACGACGTGCTGGGCGCCACGGCGGGCGCTACGCCCATCGCCATGTGGTGGGGTTTTCTGGAGACAAAAAATCCGATCCTTGAAGGCTTCTACCAGCTCAACCGCGCCGACAGCCTGAGCAAGGCTCGGGCGGCAGCGACCCACATCCAGGCGCCGGGGTTGAACGTGGTATGGGCCAACGCCGCAGGGGATATTGGTTGGTGGGCGGCTGCGCAACTGCCTAAACGGCCTGCGGGGGTCAACCCGGCGTTCATCCTCGATGGCAGCACGAATGAGGCTGACAAAGAGGGCTTTTACCCGTTTAGCGATAACCCGCAGGAAGAAAACCCGGCGCGGGGCTACATCGTGTCGGCCAATTTTCAGCCGGTTTCGCCCACCGGCATTCAGATCCCCGGCTACTACAACCTCGCGGATCGTGGCCAACAGTTAAATCGCCAGCTCAGCGATCCCGGCGTGAAATGGAACCTTAAAAACAGCCAGGCGCTGCAACTGGGCACCACCACTGACTATGGTCAGCGCGTGCTCAAGCCGCTGTTGCCGGTGCTGCGAGAAGTGGTCAACGCCCCGGCGGAGCGCAAATTAGTCGAGCAACTGGCGCAGTGGAAAGGCGACTACCCGTTGGACTCGACGGCCGCCACCGTGTTCAACCAGTTTTTGTACAGCCTGGCGCAGGCCGCGATGCACGACAAGCTGGGCGATGCCCTCTTCGACACCTTGCTGACCACCCGCGTGATCGACGAGGCCTTGCCGCGCCTTGCTGCGAGCCCTGATTCGCCGTGGTGGGACAATCGCAACACGGCGCAAAAAGAGACCCGCGCCGACACCGTCAAACTGGCTTGGCAAAACAGCATCGCCCAGCTCAAGACCACCTTGGGCGATGACCCCGCGCAATGGCGTTGGGGCAGCGCCCACACCCTGACCCACGAACACCCGCTGGGACGGCAAAAACCGCTGGACTGGTTATTTAACGTGGGGCCCTTTGCGGCGCCCGGCAGTCACGAAGTGCCGAACAACCTCAGCGCCAAACTCGGCAATGCGCCGTGGGCCGTGAGCTATGGCCCGTCGACCCGGCGTGTGATCGACTTTGCCGACCCTTCGCACGGCCTGACCATCAACCCGGTGGGCCAAAGCGGCGTGCCCTTCGACAAACACTACAGCGACCAGGCGCAGGCCTACATCGAAGGCGACTACGACATCACCCATATCGACGACACCGAGGTCCAGGCCAACACCCGCAGTACGTTGCGGCTGGTGCCTGTGACGCAATGA
- a CDS encoding helicase, with product MKFRFLLWMLGFLMGKASRKNPAFQQQLVDKDLVFQLQTLDGKVARHFKVKDQRITSHSGLYPEPAFAIAFKDAAYGFDTMQAKNKQLAFMTGIQDKSIQIKGNPAQVIWFQGLTKYLKPRKKPKTS from the coding sequence ATGAAATTTCGTTTCCTGCTCTGGATGCTGGGCTTTTTGATGGGCAAAGCCAGTCGTAAAAACCCTGCTTTTCAGCAGCAATTGGTCGACAAGGACCTGGTTTTCCAGCTGCAAACCCTCGATGGCAAAGTCGCCCGTCACTTCAAGGTCAAAGACCAGCGTATTACCAGCCATTCGGGCTTATACCCGGAGCCTGCCTTTGCGATTGCCTTTAAAGATGCCGCGTATGGCTTCGACACGATGCAGGCGAAGAACAAGCAACTGGCGTTCATGACGGGGATTCAGGACAAGTCGATTCAGATCAAGGGCAACCCGGCGCAGGTGATCTGGTTTCAGGGCCTGACCAAGTACCTCAAGCCGCGTAAAAAGCCGAAGACTTCTTAA
- a CDS encoding NAD(P)/FAD-dependent oxidoreductase — MNAPVVIVGTGLAGYNLAREFRKLDSETPLLLITADDGRSYSKPMLSTGFGKNKEADGLSMALPGAMAEQLKAQVRTHTRVSGIDPGHKQLWIGEEAVPYRDLILAWGAQSVQVPVDGDAQDAIFSINDLEDYARFRAAAAGKRRVLILGVGLIGCEFANDLIAGGYEVDLVAPCEQVMPTLLHPAAAAAVQAGLESLGARLHLGPVLTRLQRTENGLEAHLSDASVIACDVVVSAIGLRPRTDLAAAAGIRINRGIEVDRHLKTSHDNIFALGDCAQVDGLSLLYVMPLMSCARALAQTLAGNPTAVSYGAMPITVKTPVCPLVVSPVPRGFEGVWTVEGQGADIKALCRDADGKLLGYALTGEAVRDKLALNKELPALLA, encoded by the coding sequence ATGAACGCACCTGTCGTGATCGTAGGTACTGGGCTGGCTGGCTATAACCTGGCCCGGGAGTTTCGCAAGCTGGACAGCGAAACCCCGCTGTTGCTGATCACGGCCGATGATGGGCGCTCCTATTCCAAGCCGATGCTGTCTACCGGCTTTGGCAAAAATAAAGAAGCCGACGGTTTGAGCATGGCCCTGCCCGGCGCCATGGCCGAGCAACTCAAGGCGCAAGTGCGGACCCATACGCGGGTCAGCGGGATTGATCCGGGCCACAAGCAACTGTGGATCGGTGAGGAAGCCGTGCCCTATCGCGACCTGATTCTGGCCTGGGGCGCACAGTCGGTGCAGGTGCCGGTAGACGGCGATGCCCAGGACGCGATTTTCTCGATTAACGACCTTGAAGACTACGCACGCTTTCGTGCCGCGGCTGCGGGCAAGCGTCGGGTGCTGATTTTGGGCGTTGGGCTGATTGGTTGTGAATTTGCCAACGATTTGATTGCAGGCGGTTACGAAGTTGATCTGGTGGCGCCTTGTGAGCAAGTGATGCCGACATTGCTGCACCCTGCCGCTGCGGCAGCGGTGCAGGCGGGCCTCGAAAGTCTGGGCGCGCGCTTGCACCTAGGGCCGGTGCTTACGCGTTTGCAGCGCACTGAAAATGGCCTCGAAGCACACTTGTCAGATGCCAGCGTCATTGCCTGTGATGTGGTTGTGTCGGCCATTGGCTTGCGGCCCCGCACCGACTTGGCGGCGGCTGCGGGCATTCGCATCAACCGCGGAATCGAGGTGGACCGTCACCTCAAGACCTCCCACGACAACATCTTTGCGCTGGGCGACTGCGCGCAGGTTGATGGCTTGAGTCTGCTGTATGTGATGCCACTGATGAGCTGCGCCCGGGCGCTGGCGCAAACCCTGGCCGGCAACCCGACAGCGGTCAGCTACGGGGCGATGCCGATCACCGTGAAAACCCCGGTCTGCCCGCTGGTGGTTTCGCCAGTGCCGCGGGGCTTTGAAGGTGTCTGGACCGTGGAAGGGCAAGGTGCAGACATCAAAGCGCTGTGCCGCGATGCTGACGGAAAACTGCTGGGTTACGCCCTGACGGGTGAGGCCGTTCGCGACAAACTGGCGCTGAACAAAGAGCTGCCGGCTTTATTGGCTTAA
- a CDS encoding rubredoxin produces the protein MKKWQCIVCGLIYNEADGWPDDGIAPGTQWQDVPEDWLCPDCGVGKMDFEMIEIG, from the coding sequence ATGAAAAAGTGGCAATGCATTGTCTGTGGACTGATTTACAACGAAGCCGATGGCTGGCCGGATGACGGCATCGCGCCCGGCACGCAATGGCAAGACGTGCCTGAAGACTGGCTGTGCCCGGACTGCGGCGTCGGAAAAATGGATTTCGAGATGATCGAAATCGGCTGA
- the ubiA gene encoding 4-hydroxybenzoate octaprenyltransferase — MYVSLLKSLNRLNPRAWDFIQLTRMDKPIGIYLLLWPTLWALWIAAKGVPSLSNLLIFVFGVILTRAGGCVINDFADRKVDGHVKRTEQRPLVSGKISSKEALVFFALLMGISFLLVLCTNAPTIWLSFGGLALAASYPFMKRYTYYPQVVLGAAFSWGMPMAFTAETGSLPAAAWLLYIANLLWTVGYDTYYAMTDRDDDLKIGVKSTAILFGDADRVIILSLQGLALGCLLLAGAHFELGGWFHLGLLAAAACFVWEFWYTRNRDPQRCFKAFLHNHWAGLAIFVGIVLNYALA; from the coding sequence ATGTACGTGAGCCTGCTCAAATCACTCAATCGCTTGAACCCGCGTGCCTGGGACTTTATTCAACTGACCCGCATGGACAAGCCCATCGGCATTTACCTGCTGCTGTGGCCGACGTTGTGGGCGCTGTGGATTGCCGCCAAGGGTGTGCCTTCGTTGAGCAACCTGCTGATCTTTGTCTTCGGCGTGATCCTGACCCGGGCGGGTGGCTGCGTGATCAACGATTTTGCGGATCGCAAGGTCGACGGCCACGTCAAACGTACTGAACAACGGCCTTTGGTCAGCGGAAAAATCAGCAGCAAAGAAGCGCTGGTGTTTTTTGCGTTGCTCATGGGTATCAGCTTCCTACTGGTGCTGTGCACCAACGCCCCGACCATCTGGCTGTCATTCGGCGGCCTGGCGCTGGCCGCAAGTTACCCGTTCATGAAGCGCTACACCTACTACCCGCAAGTGGTCCTGGGCGCGGCGTTCTCGTGGGGCATGCCTATGGCTTTCACCGCCGAAACCGGCAGCCTGCCAGCGGCCGCGTGGTTGCTGTACATCGCCAACCTGCTGTGGACCGTGGGTTACGACACCTACTACGCCATGACCGACCGCGACGACGACCTGAAAATCGGCGTCAAATCTACCGCCATCCTGTTTGGCGACGCCGACCGCGTGATCATCCTCAGCCTGCAAGGTCTGGCGCTGGGCTGTTTGTTGCTGGCGGGGGCGCACTTTGAACTGGGCGGCTGGTTCCACCTCGGTTTGCTTGCGGCAGCGGCGTGCTTTGTGTGGGAATTCTGGTACACCCGCAACCGCGACCCGCAACGCTGCTTCAAAGCCTTCCTGCACAACCATTGGGCCGGGTTGGCGATCTTCGTGGGGATCGTGCTGAATTACGCGCTGGCCTGA
- the recG gene encoding ATP-dependent DNA helicase RecG codes for MSELSNVSVTALKGVGEAMAEKLAKVGLETVQDVLFHLPLRYQDRTRVVPIGALRPGQDAVVEGRVIGIDVVMGKRRSLLVRINDGTGGLSLRFYHFSNAQKESLKRGTEVRCYGEARPGASGLEIYHPEYRAITGDEPPPVDTTLTPIYPTTEGLTQQRLRQLSLQSLGMLGPRSLPDWLPPELAKDYQLAPLDEAIRYLHQPPADADVEELALGHHWAQHRLAFEELLTHQLSQQRLRESLRSQQAPALPHAKKLPKQFLANLGFPPTGAQVRVGNEIAYDLSQPEPMLRLIQGDVGAGKTVVAALAALQALEAGYQVALMAPTEILAEQHFISFKRWLEPLGIEVAWLAGKLKGKARAASLEQIANGAPMVVGTHALFQDQVQFKNLALVIIDEQHRFGVQQRLALRNKGVGGVMCPHQLIMTATPIPRTLAMSAYADLDTSILDELPPGRTPVNTVLVVDTRRVEVIERVRAACAEGRQAYWVCTLIEESEEMTCQAAETTFEDLSSALGELRVGLIHGRMKAAEKAEVMAQFKAGELQLLVATTVIEVGVDVPNASLMIIENPERLGLSQLHQLRGRVGRGSAASHCVLLYHPPLSQVGRQRLGIMRETNDGFVIAEKDLELRGPGEMLGTRQTGLLQFKVADLMRDADLLPAVRDAALALLERWPSHVSPLLDRWLRHGQQYGQV; via the coding sequence ATGAGCGAGCTGTCAAACGTATCGGTCACCGCGCTCAAGGGCGTGGGTGAGGCCATGGCCGAGAAATTGGCCAAAGTAGGATTGGAAACCGTTCAAGACGTGCTCTTCCACCTGCCATTACGCTATCAGGACCGCACACGCGTCGTGCCCATTGGCGCCCTGCGCCCGGGGCAAGACGCCGTCGTGGAAGGCCGGGTGATCGGCATCGACGTGGTGATGGGCAAACGCCGCAGCCTGCTGGTGCGCATCAACGATGGCACGGGCGGGTTGAGCCTGCGCTTTTACCACTTCAGCAATGCGCAAAAAGAAAGCCTCAAGCGCGGCACCGAAGTGCGCTGCTATGGCGAAGCGCGGCCCGGGGCTTCGGGGCTGGAGATCTACCACCCGGAATACCGCGCCATTACAGGCGATGAGCCGCCGCCCGTCGACACCACGCTCACGCCGATTTATCCCACCACCGAAGGCCTGACCCAACAGCGCCTGCGCCAGCTCAGCCTGCAAAGCCTGGGCATGCTGGGGCCGCGCAGCTTGCCTGACTGGTTGCCGCCGGAGTTGGCCAAAGACTACCAACTGGCCCCGCTGGACGAGGCGATTCGTTATTTGCATCAGCCACCGGCCGATGCCGATGTTGAAGAACTCGCGCTGGGCCATCACTGGGCCCAACACCGCCTGGCGTTTGAAGAGCTGCTGACCCACCAGCTCTCGCAGCAGCGCCTGCGCGAGAGCCTGCGCTCTCAGCAAGCCCCTGCGTTGCCTCATGCCAAAAAGCTGCCTAAACAATTTCTCGCCAACCTGGGGTTTCCGCCGACCGGCGCTCAAGTCCGGGTTGGCAACGAAATCGCTTACGACCTCAGCCAGCCTGAACCCATGCTGCGCCTGATCCAGGGCGACGTTGGCGCGGGCAAGACCGTGGTCGCAGCCCTGGCCGCGCTACAGGCGCTCGAAGCCGGTTATCAGGTGGCATTGATGGCGCCCACGGAAATCCTTGCCGAGCAGCACTTCATCAGCTTTAAACGCTGGTTGGAGCCGCTGGGCATTGAAGTCGCGTGGCTGGCCGGCAAGCTCAAGGGCAAGGCGCGAGCCGCGTCTCTGGAGCAGATCGCCAATGGCGCGCCCATGGTGGTCGGCACTCACGCGCTGTTTCAAGATCAGGTGCAGTTTAAAAACCTGGCGCTGGTGATCATCGACGAGCAACACCGCTTCGGCGTGCAGCAGCGCCTGGCCCTGCGCAACAAAGGCGTTGGCGGGGTGATGTGCCCGCATCAGTTGATCATGACCGCAACCCCGATCCCGCGCACGCTGGCCATGAGCGCCTACGCCGACCTCGATACCTCGATACTCGACGAACTGCCGCCTGGCCGAACCCCGGTCAACACCGTGCTGGTGGTCGACACACGGCGCGTTGAAGTGATTGAGCGGGTACGGGCCGCCTGCGCCGAAGGGCGGCAAGCCTATTGGGTGTGCACGCTGATTGAAGAGTCTGAAGAGATGACCTGTCAAGCTGCCGAAACCACCTTTGAAGACCTCTCCAGCGCGCTGGGTGAGTTGCGCGTCGGGTTGATCCATGGCCGCATGAAAGCGGCTGAAAAAGCCGAGGTCATGGCGCAGTTCAAAGCCGGCGAACTGCAATTGCTGGTCGCAACCACGGTGATCGAAGTCGGCGTGGACGTCCCGAATGCCAGCCTGATGATCATCGAAAACCCCGAGCGCCTTGGCCTGTCCCAATTGCACCAGTTGCGTGGGCGCGTCGGCCGGGGCAGTGCCGCCAGCCACTGCGTGCTGCTGTATCACCCGCCGCTGTCGCAAGTCGGACGCCAGCGCCTGGGCATCATGCGCGAGACCAACGATGGCTTCGTGATCGCCGAAAAAGACCTCGAACTGCGCGGCCCCGGCGAGATGCTCGGCACGCGGCAAACAGGCCTTCTGCAGTTCAAAGTCGCTGACCTGATGCGTGACGCCGACCTGCTGCCCGCGGTGCGCGATGCCGCACTGGCACTGCTTGAACGCTGGCCAAGCCATGTCAGCCCACTTCTGGATCGCTGGCTACGACATGGTCAGCAATACGGCCAAGTATGA
- a CDS encoding aminoacyl-tRNA deacylase and HDOD domain-containing protein, giving the protein MTNVASALAVPSTPPVIQQLLDERAIAYREVLDHPGLNPDSKVQAVLLEDTAGVLMVLFAQSQLLDLNRLADLIGRRMTAVAAGKLQEILDKHGLSQLPGLPSIARSSCLYEEHLLQQPLLLISAGAPGLLLEITREDFQRLLGIANSGRFGEPLSKINLNLNRPDDDSEAITQAVQAFTARRIQQRLEATIEIPPLAESVRKIMRLRVDPDVTIDEITSVVETDPALAAQVMSWASSSYYAAPSKIRSVEDAIVRVLGVDLVINLALSLSLGKTLSLPKDNPQTSTPYWQQSIYTAAVIEGLTRAMPRDQRPEVGLTYLAGLLHNFGYLLLAHVFPPHFSLICRHLEVNPHVSHSLIEQHLLGISREQMGAWLMRHWGMPEELVTALRFQHDPDYTGIHAQYPNLVCVALGLLRNRSIGHGAYAPLPDALFERLGVSREKAEDAVSKVLEAEVLLREMANTFSQA; this is encoded by the coding sequence ATGACCAATGTCGCCAGCGCCTTAGCCGTTCCGAGTACGCCGCCTGTTATCCAGCAATTGCTCGATGAGCGGGCCATTGCGTATCGAGAAGTCCTTGATCATCCCGGACTCAACCCGGACAGCAAGGTACAAGCCGTGCTGCTCGAGGATACGGCTGGCGTCTTGATGGTGTTGTTCGCGCAGAGCCAATTGCTCGACCTTAACCGCCTGGCCGACTTGATCGGACGCCGCATGACCGCCGTCGCTGCGGGAAAGCTTCAGGAAATACTCGACAAACATGGCCTGAGCCAGTTGCCGGGCCTGCCCTCCATTGCGCGTTCGTCCTGCCTGTACGAAGAGCATCTGTTGCAGCAACCGCTGCTGCTGATCAGCGCGGGGGCGCCGGGCCTGCTGCTGGAAATAACCCGCGAAGACTTCCAGCGCTTGCTGGGCATCGCCAACTCCGGGCGCTTTGGCGAGCCCTTGAGCAAGATCAACCTCAACCTCAATCGCCCGGACGACGACAGCGAAGCCATCACCCAAGCGGTCCAGGCCTTCACCGCCCGGCGCATCCAGCAACGGCTTGAAGCCACCATCGAGATACCACCGTTGGCGGAGAGCGTGCGCAAAATCATGCGCCTGCGGGTGGACCCAGACGTCACCATCGATGAGATCACCAGCGTTGTCGAAACCGACCCGGCGCTGGCAGCACAAGTCATGAGCTGGGCCTCGTCCTCGTACTACGCCGCGCCGAGCAAAATTCGTTCGGTTGAAGACGCCATTGTGCGGGTGCTCGGGGTCGATCTGGTGATCAACCTGGCGTTGAGCCTGTCACTGGGCAAAACCTTGAGCTTGCCCAAGGACAATCCGCAAACCAGCACGCCGTACTGGCAACAGTCGATCTACACCGCGGCGGTCATTGAAGGCCTGACCCGTGCCATGCCACGCGATCAGCGCCCCGAGGTGGGTCTGACCTACCTCGCGGGGCTGCTGCACAACTTTGGTTACTTGCTGCTGGCCCACGTGTTCCCGCCGCACTTCTCACTGATTTGCCGCCACCTTGAAGTCAACCCGCACGTTAGCCATAGCCTGATTGAGCAGCACTTGCTGGGCATCAGCCGTGAACAAATGGGCGCTTGGTTGATGCGCCACTGGGGCATGCCAGAAGAACTGGTGACGGCGCTGCGCTTTCAACACGACCCGGACTACACCGGCATTCATGCCCAGTACCCGAATCTGGTGTGTGTCGCATTGGGGTTGCTGCGCAATCGCTCGATTGGTCACGGGGCTTATGCGCCGCTGCCTGACGCGCTGTTCGAGCGCCTGGGCGTGAGCCGCGAAAAAGCCGAGGACGCTGTCAGCAAAGTGCTGGAGGCCGAGGTATTACTGCGCGAGATGGCGAATACATTTAGTCAGGCCTGA
- a CDS encoding chorismate--pyruvate lyase family protein, which produces MPHITPPLVSSVWLEQRHLPALPDELTLDWLFDQGSLTRRLTALSNDAFSVLPLFEGWQTLRADECTALGLCKNSEGWVREVYLLGHQQPWVFARSVAARSALQEGGLDMDALGTRSLGELLFCDDAFERGALQVCRYPRDGLPVADQADGLWARRSRFTRGPLSLLVAEVFLPNLWAALSARSENT; this is translated from the coding sequence GTGCCGCACATAACTCCCCCGCTGGTCTCCTCTGTCTGGCTTGAGCAACGCCATCTTCCTGCGCTGCCCGACGAACTAACCCTCGACTGGCTATTCGATCAGGGCTCCCTGACCCGGCGCCTGACCGCACTTTCAAACGACGCCTTCAGCGTGCTCCCGCTGTTCGAAGGTTGGCAAACGTTGCGTGCCGATGAATGCACCGCGCTTGGCCTGTGCAAAAACAGTGAGGGCTGGGTGCGCGAAGTGTATTTGCTCGGCCATCAGCAACCGTGGGTATTTGCCCGCAGCGTGGCAGCGAGAAGCGCGCTGCAAGAGGGCGGGCTGGACATGGACGCGTTGGGGACTCGCTCACTGGGTGAGTTGCTGTTTTGCGACGACGCCTTTGAGCGCGGCGCATTGCAGGTGTGCCGCTACCCCCGCGACGGGCTGCCGGTCGCCGATCAGGCCGACGGCCTGTGGGCACGTCGCTCACGCTTTACCCGCGGCCCGTTGAGCCTGTTGGTGGCCGAAGTCTTCTTACCTAACCTGTGGGCCGCCCTGAGTGCCCGGTCGGAGAACACCTGA